One part of the Musa acuminata AAA Group cultivar baxijiao chromosome BXJ1-5, Cavendish_Baxijiao_AAA, whole genome shotgun sequence genome encodes these proteins:
- the LOC135673709 gene encoding pectinesterase-like, producing MQSLPPFLFFFFLLLLLSSFLSPSLSSHVSDDIEFWCSNTPHPEPCRYYLARNPYLGAPKDKAQFYKLSLRLALDLTLRAQSHLKRRGPVCRRSPEKTAWLDCWKLYANTVLQLNRTLAPPPGAGCTAFDSQTWLSAALTNIQTCPKGFRETRTSSELIGPVVRYNVSDLVSNCLAINKPAAADAYRGRFSSWTTFGNRRLLQLSAAADLVVAKDGSGNFRTIKEALDAASKRMQGRRGSKFVIRIKAGVYNEYLQVVSSLSNLVMVGDGIGKTIITGSRSVANGYTTLSCATFSVFGDGFVASGITFRNTFGPGSQAVALLSASDRSVFYRCSIEGYQDTLFVYTQRQFYRECDIYGTIDFIFGNAAAVLQRCNIYARRPRHGESNVITAQGRSDPNQNTGIVIQSSNIKPATELLPVRRTVRSYLGRPWMQYSRTLYLQNYIDSIIDHAGWLPFRGSFALSTLYYAEFENTGPGARMSRRVKWPGYHVIRRASIVRPFTVGRFIAGGSWIPSTGVPFNPSL from the exons ATGCAAAGTCTACctcctttcctcttcttcttcttcctcctcctcctcctctcctcctttcTGTCCCCCTCCCTCTCCTCGCATGTGTCCGACGACATCGAGTTCTGGTGCAGCAACACGCCGCACCCGGAGCCGTGCCGATACTACCTCGCCCGCAACCCTTACCTCGGCGCCCCCAAGGACAAGGCCCAGTTCTATAAGCTCTCCCTCCGGCTCGCCCTCGACCTCACCCTCCGCGCTCAGAGCCATCTCAAGCGCCGCGGTCCCGTCTGCCGCCGCTCCCCCGAGAAGACCGCCTGGCTCGACTGCTGGAAGCTCTACGCCAACACCGTCCTCCAGCTCAACCGCACCCTCGCCCCCCCGCCCGGTGCCGGCTGCACCGCCTTCGACTCCCAGACGTGGCTCAGCGCCGCGCTCACCAACATACAGACCTGCCCCAAGGGATTCCGCGAGACCCGCACCTCCTCGGAGCTCATCGGCCCGGTCGTGCGGTACAACGTCTCCGACCTCGTCAGCAACTGTCTCGCCATCAACAAGCCCGCCGCCGCCGATGCATACCGCGGAAGGTTCTCCAGCTGGACGACGTTCGGTAACCGGAGGCTCCTGCAGCTCTCGGCGGCCGCGGACCTCGTGGTGGCCAAGGACGGCTCAGGCAACTTCCGAACCATTAAGGAAGCTCTCGATGCTGCGTCGAAGCGGATGCAGGGCAGGAGGGGCTCCAAGTTCGTGATACGCATCAAGGCTGGTGTGTACAACGAGTACCTGCAGGTAGTCAGCAGCTTGAGCAATCTCGTCATGGTCGGCGACGGCATCGGGAAGACGATTATTACCGGAAGCAGGAGCGTTGCCAATGGCTACACCACCCTTAGCTGTGCAACCTTCA GTGTGTTTGGTGATGGATTCGTAGCGAGCGGGATCACGTTCAGGAACACATTCGGTCCGGGGTCGCAAGCGGTGGCGCTGCTGTCGGCGTCGGATCGCTCCGTCTTCTACCGGTGCAGCATCGAGGGATACCAGGACACGCTGTTCGTGTACACCCAAAGGCAGTTCTACAGGGAGTGCGACATATATGGCACCATCGATTTCATCTTCGGCAACGCGGCGGCGGTGCTCCAGCGCTGCAACATCTACGCGAGGCGGCCCCGCCACGGCGAGTCCAACGTCATCACGGCCCAGGGCCGCAGCGACCCCAACCAGAACACCGGGATCGTGATCCAGTCCTCCAACATCAAGCCGGCGACGGAGCTCCTGCCGGTGCGGCGGACGGTGAGGTCGTACCTCGGGAGGCCGTGGATGCAGTACTCCCGCACGCTCTACCTACAGAACTACATCGACAGCATCATCGACCACGCCGGGTGGCTGCCGTTCCGGGGCAGCTTCGCCCTCAGCACCTTGTACTACGCCGAGTTCGAGAACACCGGGCCGGGGGCGAGGATGTCGAGGCGGGTAAAGTGGCCAGGCTACCACGTCATCCGGCGGGCGTCGATCGTGCGCCCCTTCACGGTGGGGCGGTTCATAGCCGGCGGTTCATGGATTCCGTCCACCGGCGTGCCCTTCAACCCGAGCTTGTGA